The proteins below are encoded in one region of Peromyscus eremicus chromosome 10, PerEre_H2_v1, whole genome shotgun sequence:
- the Dcaf16 gene encoding LOW QUALITY PROTEIN: DDB1- and CUL4-associated factor 16 (The sequence of the model RefSeq protein was modified relative to this genomic sequence to represent the inferred CDS: inserted 6 bases in 4 codons): MGPKISSPDHLTESESEEEKMXWDFSEEEDSMMPNLTPLESLSCQVKDLLKYSKTXKPLDLNSWLYQAELLEQNNPVHKPQGTDLGLSRCVPELEPIPEWPPLASCGVLPFQKPFKGPSQLSRHHATLXGTLQFATKQLMRTLSRALSKRGYVNHFSDSDIFSCLCDCLTKGVKETACTEXIFTLFPTTDLQKAVNKLLTAS, encoded by the exons aTGGGTCCCAAAATTTCATCTCCTGATCACTTAACAGAGTCagaaagtgaagaagaaaaaat atGGGATTTCTCTGAAGAAGAAGACTCCATGATGCCCAACCTAACACCTCTTGAGAGTCTTTCCTGCCAGGTTAAGgaccttttaaaatattctaaaa tgAAACCTTTAGATCTCAACTCTTGGTTGTATCAGGCTGAACTCTTAGAACAAAACAATCCAGTCCACAAACCTCAAGGGACAGATCTAGGACTCTCCCGTTGTGTCCCTGAACTAGAACCAATTCCTGAATGGCCCCCTCTAGCCTCTTGTGGGGTCCTTCCTTTTCAAAAGCCCTTTAAAGGTCCCAGCCAGCTCTCTAGACATCATGCTACTC CAGGAACACTACAGTTTGCCACCAAACAGCTAATGCGAACATTGAGTAGAGCCCTTTCCAAACGTGGATATGTAAATCATTTCTCTGACTCTGACATTTTTTCTTGTCTCTGTGACTGCCTGACAAAGGGAGTTAAAGAAACAGCCTGCACTGA TATTTTTACACTGTTTCCTACTACTGATCTCCAGAAGGCAGTTAACAAACTCCTAACTGCTTCATGA